TCTGGAGATAAAGTAAAAGCCGCCGTAATGACCGAGTTTGGTAAAATCGAAGTTCAGCGCTTCCCCAAGCCCGGGGTTAATAAAGACAGCGCCCTGGTTAAAATGAAAATGTGCGGCATCTGCGGCACGGATAAACACCTGTTTCACGGCCTGCCTCCTGCGCCGCTTTTTGTAAAACGTCCGCTGATACTCGGCCATGAGAATCTCGGCATCATCGAAGAGATAGGTGACGAGGCTAAGAGGAAAATGGCTGTACAGGGCGGAGAGATCAAGGTAGGTGACCGTGTAACCTGGTATGCCGGGATCCCCTGCGGCGAATGCTGGTATTGCCGTTTCTTGCCGTCCAATCACGCAGCCACGCTTTGTCCCAATGCCAAAGGCTATGGGCAGAACATATGCGCAGCGGACCCTCCCCATCTTTTCGGGGGTTATGCCGAGTATTGTTACCTGCTGCCCGGAGTATGGGTGTATAAGATTCCGGATAGTATGCCGGACAAGGTGGCGGTGCTTACCGATATTTTCGCCGCCACTATCGGTGTGCGTAAGGGCATGATGCCTTACCCGGTGCTCAAGGAAGGATTCGGCCCCGGGGATACCGTA
This genomic window from Dehalococcoidia bacterium contains:
- a CDS encoding alcohol dehydrogenase catalytic domain-containing protein; the encoded protein is MSGDKVKAAVMTEFGKIEVQRFPKPGVNKDSALVKMKMCGICGTDKHLFHGLPPAPLFVKRPLILGHENLGIIEEIGDEAKRKMAVQGGEIKVGDRVTWYAGIPCGECWYCRFLPSNHAATLCPNAKGYGQNICAADPPHLFGGYAEYCYLLPGVWVYKIPDSMPDKVAVLTDIFAATIGVRKGMMPYPVLKEGFGPGDTVVILGSGPIGMAAGITASLAGAYRVILVGGIKERLKLAGELGVFDHIVDIEEMPNADERAFYVLSLTPGEVGPDMVVDCTGSPDAVPQGLSMLRRGGTFVELGNFLDTGTTTINPFMHLCFKDVILVGQWSCPPQSFDNALKLMELAMKRGIPLEKIVTHSYKIEQAGEALLSNVYMKGIITP